The following coding sequences are from one Ooceraea biroi isolate clonal line C1 chromosome 5, Obir_v5.4, whole genome shotgun sequence window:
- the LOC105282326 gene encoding mucin-17 isoform X2 gives MQQPQSRPLLGDSSSTTSPNARRSNPVAVLTPQQLQQLQQLQAQNTSGQSLTFALQQTSSNPQEQGNGSATGNHIVYLNQLNQLNQSTINPSGTGMGLPPATPTFGVGLNMGLPLSLINTSLTSLTSNVITTSNPLLNLGLSSMNTGLAAINPSLNHLNAINSNLTPNIGTNSINNGLSNLGQDLNSINTGVNTGINRLNTINSTNISSRISGVNAGLAGVNPNLTSLNSSSVNQNLTTLNTNLTASSAVSGLPAINPNANLAATSINSGINQGLNRPANALATGLTPTSLNSSSAQFPFQTIQSIQSIAPHIVGSSNIAHVPNSAISQHPNSNVSTISQISNTGSLTSSSIFTSTPSESIHATTANVNHASNVNLTTNIPHLGTMHSSLSNISTSNVQHIPASNEPTMSLSHVSSLSSSQSTGFQPQRQYSQGINPGLNTSVTLTGTTQPSNVVSTMNTVKSMQTIQGQNISSPGSPFSIPLKSPASNIAPPTPSPSPNRLLLRSPASNSIQSSRNSPSPVATSTSNNNFNIQMQSPMQSPMSVSQIQSPVLSPYPPAKSPHLLSGNNSLNNRSPAPGGSPGPPVVRPNTPILQQGMQVLQIIHGTPQGYQSTPTQLVATRTHLFGNQQIQIAATKPAKQPPQILPKPPNQQVTTSQQKPQRATTTITNQVTQQTQPQLVLAGPQPSPTTATMIPTAQGLLLNQLTQQQLVRVVTAQGMQLQGIAPTFFAVPNGFPPTASPVIRHTPSSPAPSNSGTGNSIVIQNAMVQSSQPQITQVTTGNTSGNTSCTQTVSEQNLLPPPKKKAKKKKKAKRKDDEPPKLDLASIMKISGIGDDDDIFDTELTTETEVQTQQSETNAGQSLGQLSSQGTVPVSSAQSLTQVPVANTTNTQATVSPTFNSQLVAQLQMPVQNPISGQLRLAVGEDGRVVLHHTPEPNQPEIDPATAQALIRSLTQGGGQNSQIISQLFSQAQNTSQSIQNTAQQRPKYVKSPLPSGNQVSTSTVTSTCSQNVICTTSPHHGQISSKPISQQKNTNIVSQETNSLPIYVQNSLGSLQSLEIGQPSKNVNVQNVMQAKTIQSSNSTLSQTGNAPLNTSDVLSAKPSPATFGIQGPRMSNASQTNSNQQTPNISLQKSSQVRLANAACITTNVRQNVGKQQQQQQQHGTHVQKSLPSNSTVQTDPVSKNNQNLQQANQQETLALQQESPLFQHNQQITAQTVQTQNVQQIFEQNLQSSGSNIHHNSMNILQQQSSCNTVQQHDTMNVLQHSSIQQNTINVLQQNTAANVQNIEQNLQSGINDMSHAQQNVMTSLQQQNTSAVLHNTSVQQNVNVQQQKVVTANTFSSVNAHHFESQNSANVAQGINAQQTNQNQNILITTAATSNATQQSESQKVESQGANILNSAANNILNNAPKITPEILNALSNLNPNDQLLIANANGQMQVISQQLLQQFLAGQLNATNQTQNQNQTQKIVIGEPDANSQNLQGVQINTPTSQIIVNSSGGAPTIQNNIQNIVVQAAPSQMPQHIQIQNSGFPSQFIDNLNQQQIRNLGSNQPKKAKIVKRQKVAVTAQSIVNSQAPKSVTVTRPTMVTANTSNLQKVDNSTKTSTTVSQSTNPTKSESTQVIANGPLISSSAGSNASVPSNGQMVQRIQTIQLPAQKQQQLRHIQSQIQTIAFRKSGTQSDQAMLSKLYQEQAKIIASGKVVSTTTHSVNSAAETTFSVNVISTIPPNIHPQNSFKSQTSAAQTQTQTSTAAMPVTSQTLNPTTSITVPSNSNNNYINNITVPQSVQGQQTTNTATQNVHQTHTKQHKFNQTHGNQILNPSSANIQIFSPPISSAAVTQLQSSTQQLTQVQAQQQTSMQQSTQCQTDPLDIKSTIQTPSPVKQELSSPIQVQVQGGSPAGQVTSPRMISKGTQRIQSPVNTNGNTTKQLVSPSSNSSPLISPRQSVKRRATSPICRQINRSDLMEQQLKIDQNGATNPDMNTPFLSKRDACKRLVRYHCLNEQVLSPKDLAKADEIFEETSKHLLSKFSAMMNKYTYLLLMESMREVRTSELMMIDRTFVAEEQNILTRLREQEAKVNEELKKEEKPLVPKVEPGLMEEDKSTLTTPPALVNVSVKRELEDDFPSDEMECKPVIKTTNSSSGDYDEWLEIQKELGVYPSTTDTLKCKNGNNNGGGGSGGGSSSSGGSVCAVTAVTRSSKMERTRANGECLRANVANASIPGVSSTMMKDNCEQDTAPPFDRRWSSATDLERDLLEDTDSLDGLALHSQTQCPSSSVHVTSSESGNAGNEHDEITAQVQSAIDSILNLKKRPTNTLSGSSSGSASSQPSDAKDTALDQAVRSILGS, from the exons ATGCAGCAGCCTCAGTCACGCCCTCTTCTTGGGGACTCATCCTCTACAACTTCCCCGAATGCACGTCGTAGTAATCCAGTTGCCGTTTTGACCCCACAACAA TTGCAGCAGCTACAACAACTACAAGCCCAAAATACTAGCGGTCAGTCACTAACTTTTGCTTTACAACAGACGTCAAGTAAC ccACAGGAGCAAGGGAATGGATCCGCAACTGGAAATCACATAGTCTACCTAAACCAGTTGAATCAATTGAATCAGAGTACCATAAATCCCTCAGGGACTGGTATGGGCCTGCCCCCGGCCACCCCCACTTTTGGGGTGGGCCTTAATATGGGATTGCCACTGTCACTTATCAATACCAGTCTCACATCTCTCACGTCCAATGTTATCACCACATCAAATCCTTTGCTCAATTTGGGCTTGTCAAGTATGAATACAGGGCTAGCCGCGATAAATCCTAGCCTGAATCACTTAAATGCTATTAATTCCAATCTGACGCCCAACATTGGTACAAACAGTATTAATAACGGTTTATCCAACTTGGGACAAGATTTGAATAGCATAAATACGGGAGTAAATACTGGAATAAACAGGCTGAACACGATCAATTCTACGAACATTAGTTCTAGAATATCTGGAGTGAACGCCGGACTGGCCGGCGTAAATCCAAATTTGACAAGTCTAAACTCGTCGAGCGTGAATCAGAATCTAACTACGTTGAATACCAACTTGACCGCGAGTTCTGCTGTATCTGGTTTACCCGCTATTAATCCGAATGCGAATTTGGCTGCTACCAGTATAAACTCTGGCATAAATCAAGGCCTCAATCGGCCGGCGAATGCCCTGGCTACTGGTCTAACGCCGACCAGCTTGAATTCTAGTAGCGCACAGTTTCCATTCCAAACGATACAGAGCATTCAGAGTATTGCACCACACATTGTAGGATCGTCAAATATAGCACATGTACCGAACTCTGCTATATCGCAACATCCCAACTCAAACGTGTCAACAATCTCACAAATCTCGAATACTGGAAGTCTAACAAGTTCTAGTATATTCACGAGCACTCCCAGCGAATCGATTCATGCAACCACTGCAAATGTGAATCACGCTTCGAACGTGAATCTCACTACGAACATACCGCACCTTGGTACAATGCACTCTAGTTTGTCCAACATATCGACATCGAATGTGCAACATATACCCGCATCCAATGAACCGACTATGTCATTGAGTCATGTTTCTTCTTTAAGTTCCTCACAGTCGACTGGATTTCAACCGCAGCGACAGTATTCGCAGGGGATAAACCCTGGCTTGAATACGTCGGTAACACTAACGGGCACGACACAGCCGTCGAATGTGGTCAGTACTATGAATACTGTTAAATCTATGCAAACTATTCAGGGGCAAAACATTAGTTCACCCGGTAGCCCGTTTTCGATACCACTGAAAAGCCCGGCGTCAAATATAGCGCCTCCAACGCCGAGTCCTAGCCCTAATCGACTTTTACTTAGAAGCCCGGCTTCAAACTCGATACAGTCCAGTCGGAACAGTCCGAGTCCCGTCGCTACGTCAACctcgaataataattttaacatacAGATGCAAAGCCCCATGCAAAGCCCTATGAGTGTTAGCCAAATACAAAGTCCTGTACTTAGCCCGTATCCCCCTGCAAAAAGTCCTCATCTATTAAGCGGGAATAACTCTCTCAACAATAGAAGCCCGGCACCTGGAGGCAGTCCTGGTCCACCTGTG GTTAGGCCTAATACACCCATATTACAACAAGGCATGCAGGTCTTGCAAATAATTCATGGTACACCACAGGGTTATCAGTCCACCCCAACCCAACTGGTAGCAACTAGGACTCACCTATTTGGAAATCAACAAATTCAGATAGCGGCGACTAAACCTGCTAAGCAACCGCCGCAAATACTGCCAAAACCACCAAACCAACAGGTCACTACTTCACAGCAAAAACCACAACGTGCTACTACCACGATTACAAATCAG gTAACGCAACAGACTCAGCCACAACTAGTTCTTGCCGGGCCACAACCGAGTCCTACTACGGCTACAATGATACCAACGGCGCAAGGTTTACTACTGAATCag TTAACGCAACAACAATTAGTAAGAGTCGTCACAGCACAAGGTATGCAACTGCAAGGAATTGCACCAACATTTTTCGCTGTACCTAATGGGTTTCCTCCAACTGCTTCTCCAGTGATAAGACATACTCCGTCTAGTCCAGCACCAT CTAATTCAGGAACTGGCAATTCTATCGTAATTCAAAATGCTATGGTACAAAGTTCGCAACCGCAAATCACACAAGTTACAACTGGCAATACCAGTGGCAACACATCGTGTACTCAAACTGTCTCGGAGCAGAATTTGTTGCCGCCTCCTAAAAAGAAggcgaaaaagaagaaaaaggctAAACGGAAAGATGACGAACCACCGAAGCTAGATCTTGCCAGTATTATGAAGATATCCGGTATCGGGGATGACGATGATATTTTCGATACCGAGCTGACAACCGAAACCGAGGTGCAAACGCAACAAAGCGAAACTAATGCTGGGCAATCTTTGGGACAACTTTCATCGCAAGGAACTGTTCCTGTTAGCTCTGCTCAGAGCCTAACTCAAGTACCTGTAGCAAATACAACGAACACGCAAGCTACTGTGTCGCCAACATTTAACAGTCAGCTTGTTGCCCAGCTCCAGATGCCTGTACAGAATCCGATATCAGGACAATTACGATTAGCGGTTGGAGAGGACGGTAGAGTCGTTTTACATCACACGCCGGAGCCAAATCAGCCCGAGATAGATCCAGCGACCGCGCAAGCTCTGATACGGTCCCTGACACAAGGTGGCGGGCAAAATTCGCAGATTATCTCGCAACTGTTCAGTCAGGCGCAAAACACGTCGCAGTCTATTCAAAACACGGCTCAGCAGAGACCGAAATACGTGAAATCACCTTTACCGAGTGGTAATCAGGTCTCCACCAGTACCGTGACTTCTACGTGCTCGCAGAACGTTATTTGCACCACTAGTCCGCATCATGGCCAGATATCTTCGAAGCCAATTAGCcaacaaaaaaatacgaaCATCGTTTCCCAAGAGACTAATTCACTACCGATCTACGTTCAAAACAGCCTTGGCTCCTTGCAGTCATTGGAGATTGGACAGCCATCAAAGAACGTCAATGTACAGAATGTGATGCAAGCTAAAACTATCCAGTCCTCAAATTCTACATTATCGCAGACTGGCAATGCTCCCCTAAACACTTCAGATGTCCTATCTGCGAAACCTTCGCCCGCTACGTTTGGCATTCAGGGTCCCCGAATGTCTAACGCGAGTCAAACGAATTCCAATCAACAGACTCCGAACATTTCTCTGCAAAAATCTAGTCAGGTGCGACTCGCGAATGCTGCTTGTATTACTACGAATGTACGGCAGAACGTGGggaagcagcagcagcagcaacaacaacatgGCACTCATGTTCAGAAATCATTACCCAGTAATTCAACAGTACAAACCGATCCTGTATCTAAGAACAACCAGAATCTTCAGCAAGCAAATCAACAAGAGACTTTAGCACTGCAACAAGAGTCACCGTTGTTTCAGCATAATCAGCAGATTACCGCGCAAACTGTGCAAACTCAAAACGTGCAGCAAATCTTTGAACAAAACCTGCAGAGCTCTGGATCAAACATTCATCATAATTCCATGAACATATTACAGCAACAAAGTTCCTGCAACACCGTGCAACAGCACGATACCATGAATGTCCTGCAACATTCCAGTATTCAGCAAAATACGATTAACGTGTTGCAGCAGAATACAGCCGCCAACGTGCAAAATATCGAACAAAATCTACAATCGGGTATCAACGATATGTCCCATGCGCAGCAGAATGTCATGACTAGTTTGCAGCAACAAAATACGTCCGCTGTCTTGCACAACACCAGCGTCCAGCAGAACGTGAACGTTCAGCAACAGAAAGTGGTAACGGCAAATACCTTTTCTTCCGTTAACGCGCATCACTTTGAATCTCAGAATTCAGCTAATGTTGCGCAAGGGATCAACGCGCAGCAGACTAATCAAAATCAGAATATACTGATTACAACCGCCGCTACGTCTAACGCTACGCAGCAAAGTGAATCTCAAAAAGTGGAATCGCAGGGTGCAAATATATTGAACTCGGCAGCGAACAACATATTAAATAACGCGCCCAAGATTACGCCTGAAATTTTAAACGCGTTGAGTAATTTGAATCCCAACGATCAGCTGTTGATAGCGAACGCAAATGGCCAGATGCAGGTGATTAGTCAGCAGCTTTTGCAGCAATTTTTGGCTGGGCAATTAAATGCGACAAACCAGACGCAGAATCAAAACCAAACGCAGAAGATAGTGATCGGCGAGCCGGATGCGAATAGTCAGAACTTGCAAGGTGTACAGATTAATACTCCAACGAGCCAAATAATCGTGAATAGTTCTGGTGGGGCTCCGACGAtccaaaataatattcaaaatattgtgGTACAAGCTGCGCCGTCTCAGATGCCACAACACATACAAATCCAAAATTCTGGCTTTCCTAGTCAATTTATTGACAACCTAAATCAACAACAAATTAGGAATTTAGGTAGTAATCAACCAAAGAAAGCGAAAATTGTGAAAAGGCAGAAAGTTGCTGTCACCGCTCAAAGCATTGTAAACTCAcag gCGCCCAAATCAGTAACCGTTACTCGACCAACAATGGTCACGGCAAACACGTCTAATCTACAAAAAGTTGACAATTCTACTAAAACGAGCACGACGGTATCTCAGAGTACAAATCCTACAAAGAGTGAATCAACTCAAGTCATTGCCAATGGTCCTTTGATTTCATCTTCTGCTGGAAGTAATGCATCAGTTCCTTCAAACGGTCAAATGGTACAAAGAATACAAACTATTCAACTTCCTGCGCAAAAACAGCAACAGCTGAGACACATTCAGTCACAAATCCAGACCATTGCGTTTCGAAAGTCTGGCACTCAATCCGATCAGGCAATGCTATCAAAATTGTACCAAGAGCAAGCCAAGATAATAGCCAGTGGGAAAGTCGTTAGCACTACTACACATTCTGTCAATAGT GCTGCTGAAACGACATTCAGCGTAAACGTGATATCAACAATTCCACCAAACATACACCCACAAAATTCCTTTAAGAGCCAAACATCGGCAGCACAAACCCAGACCCAGACTTCAACTGCTGCTATGCCAGTGACATCTCAAACCCTAAATCCAACTACATCCATAACAGTGCCGAGTAATTCGAATAATaactacattaataatatcacg GTGCCACAAAGTGTGCAGGGACAGCAAACAACAAATACTGCGACACAGAACGTGCACCAGACGCACACCAAACAGCACAAGTTCAATCAGACTCACGGGAATCAAATACTGAATCCGTCCTCTGCCAATATACAAATCTTCTCACCGCCAATTTCCTCCGCAGCAGTAACGCAATTGCAGAGCAGTACGCAGCAATTGACTCAGGTTCAAGCACAGCAACAGACGAGCATGCAACAGTCCACTCAATGCCAAACAGATCCGTTAGACATCAAATCGACCATACAAACGCCGAGTCCCGTGAAACAAGAACTCTCTTCTCCTATTCAAGTTCAAGTTCAGGGTGGTTCGCCGGCAGGTCAAGTGACCTCGCCTAGAATGATTAGCAAGGGAACGCAGAGGATTCAGAGTCCTGTAAATACTAACGGAAATACGACGAAACAGCTCGTCAGTCCCAGCAGCAACTCTAGTCCTTTAATCAGCCCAAGGCAAAGCGTAAAGAGACGCGCGACTAGTCCAATTTGCAGGCAAATAAATCGCAGTGATTT AATGGAGCAACAGCTAAAAATCGATCAAAATGGTGCAACCAATCCAGACATGAATACACCATTTTTAAGCAAACGTGATGCTTGCAAACGTTTGGTGAGGTATCATTGCTTGAACGAGCAGGTACTTAGTCCCAAGGATTTGGCAAAGGCGgatgaaatatttgaagaaacgTCGAAACATCTGTTGAGCAAATTCAGTGCTATGATGAACAAGTACACGTACCTCCTTTTAATGGAAAGCATG CGAGAAGTAAGAACGTCGGAACTGATGATGATCGATAGGACCTTCGTGGCTGAAGAACAAAATATCCTCACCAGGTTACGGGAACAAGAGGCGAAAGTTAACG AGGAACttaagaaggaagagaaaccGTTGGTGCCAAAAGTTGAGCCTGGCCTTATGGAGGAGGACAAATCAACGTTAACGACACCGCCAGCTTTGGTGAACGTGTCCGTGAAACGCGAACTGGAGGATGACTTCCCAAGTGACGAAATGGAGTGTAAACCAGTGATTAAGACGACAAACAGCTCCAGTGGCGACTACGACGAGTGGTTGGAGATCCAGAAAGAACTCGGCGTGTACCCATCCACTACGGACACTCTAAAGTGTAAAAACGGTAATAAtaatggtggtggtggtagtggtggtggtagCAGTAGTAGCGGTGGTAGTGTGTGCGCCGTTACCGCTGTTACGAGGTCGTCGAAAATGGAAAGAACACGAGCGAATGGCGAGTGTCTTCGTGCAAACGTCGCAAATGCGAGCATACCCGGTGTCTCGAGCACGATGATGAAGGACAATTGCGAACAGGACACCGCCCCGCCTTTCGACAGACGTTGGAGCAGCGCTACCGATCTCGAGCGAGATTTACTGGAGGATACGGACAGCTTGGATGGATTAGCTCTGCACTCGCAGACACAGTGTCCGAGCAGCAGTGTTCACGTAACGAGTAGCGAAAGCGGGAATGCCGGTAACGAACACGACGAGATCACCGCACAGGTTCAGTCCGCTATCGACAGCATTCTTAATCTGAAAAAACGTCCTACGAACACATTGTCCGGCAGTAGTAGCGGCAGTGCGTCATCGCAGCCTAGCGATGCAAAGGACACTGCGCTGGACCAAGCAGTCCGCAGCATTTTAGGCTCGTGA